The sequence GGCCCCCTTCACCTCCACCGTCTTTCCGCCCGGCGGAAGCTGCTCGACACGGAAGGTGTAGGACTCGATGCGCGAGCGGACCCGCTCGGCCAGGAGTGCGGCCCCGCCGCCGTCCCTGCCTGGCAGGATGACGACGAACTCGTCGCCGCCGTAGCGCGCCGAGACGGCGTCCACCCCCGCGAGCGCATCCATGAGGAGGCGGCCTATCTCGCGGAGCACGCGGCTTCCCGTCAGGTGTCCGTAGGAGTCGTTGACGGCCTTGAAGCCGTCGAGGTCGAGGAAGAGGAGGCTCAGCGCCCTGTCGTCCTCCACGGCCCGGCGCGTAAGGTCGGTGAGTCTTTCGTAGAAGTAGCGGTCGTTGTAGAGGCCGGTGAGGTCGTCCCGCTTGGAGAGGTCGGCGAACCGCTTGGCGTCCAGCGAGCTCTGGATGAGCACCGACGTGTAGCCGGCGAATATCCTGAGCAGTTTCAGGTCCCTGGAGTCGAAGTTCACGCGGCCTATCCTGTTTATGAGCTCGATGACGCCGATGGTGACGTCATGGATCTTGATGGGAGCGCAGATGATGGACTTGCTCTCGAACTTGGTCATCCTGTCGATGGCCGGGTAGAAGACGCCGTCGTGGCGCACGTCCTCGCTTATGTAGGGCTTCCCGCTGCGGTATGTCCAGCCGGCTATGCCCACGTCCACGGGCATGCTCGTCTCCATGAGCTTTTCCGAGGCCCGCCCGAAACAGGCCACGAAGTAGAGCCTGCCCGAACCGCTTCCCCGCCTCTTGAGCAGCGGATCGTCGAGGAGGATGGTGCCCGACTCGGAGGGAACGAACTCGTTGGCCCAGGTCAGTATCTCCTTTAGGACGGTCTTCAGGTCCACCTCGAGCGGCGAACCGTCGCTGCGTCTCTTGCGCTCGAGGATCCTCCCGAGTATTTCGTTATGTGCGATCTGAATACGCACCGTCTCCCCCCGCGACGGAAAGCCCCGATTCATCGCCCTGGGGGAAACTTTCTGAAGAAAGTTTCCCCCAGGCCCCCTTCAAAGACTTTCGATACGAGTTGGTTTCACCTGTTTTGCCTGGCAAAACAGGTGAAACCAACTCGCGTCAAAAGTTTTTGGAGGGAGTCTGAGGGAACCTTTTTTCAAAAAGGTTCCCTCAGGGTAATTAATAATATCCCATGCACCGGCGGCGGGCAAGGACATTTGTCACAGGCCGTCGCGGCGGTCTGGGGCGAGGGGCTCCTGGCGCAGCGGCATCTTCACGGTGAAGCGCGTTCCCTGGTGGGGCCTGCTCTCCACCGAGACGCTGCCGCCGTGGCGCTCGACCATCTCTTTTACCAGCGCCAGTCCAAGGCCCGTGCCTTTCGTGGTCTTGGCCACGTTGCGGCCCCTGTAGAATTCGTC comes from Deltaproteobacteria bacterium and encodes:
- a CDS encoding sensor domain-containing diguanylate cyclase, which translates into the protein MNRGFPSRGETVRIQIAHNEILGRILERKRRSDGSPLEVDLKTVLKEILTWANEFVPSESGTILLDDPLLKRRGSGSGRLYFVACFGRASEKLMETSMPVDVGIAGWTYRSGKPYISEDVRHDGVFYPAIDRMTKFESKSIICAPIKIHDVTIGVIELINRIGRVNFDSRDLKLLRIFAGYTSVLIQSSLDAKRFADLSKRDDLTGLYNDRYFYERLTDLTRRAVEDDRALSLLFLDLDGFKAVNDSYGHLTGSRVLREIGRLLMDALAGVDAVSARYGGDEFVVILPGRDGGGAALLAERVRSRIESYTFRVEQLPPGGKTVEVKGAVTCSVGLASLKTNVVPGPNIQAVIEALIRQADMAMYEAKRAGKNRVAASRALVCPL